One Nocardia farcinica genomic region harbors:
- a CDS encoding TetR/AcrR family transcriptional regulator, protein MPRLVDHDERRRQITDAARRVIVRGGLAAATFQAVAAEAGISVRLVQYYFGTKNDFLLGTLKAVLDDMAVRFIRHVEALGPDPDPRAAMRATALALLPLDETRRAEALVLSAYQTARLTGSPTIPGETLEAPRLLAQTFAGHLRRARGSDTDTHTSDTDTEADAELLTGILVGLTQSTLAGYHTPDRATALVDHALDRLLGSAPRR, encoded by the coding sequence GTGCCGCGACTGGTGGATCACGACGAACGACGACGCCAGATCACCGACGCCGCCCGGCGGGTGATCGTGCGTGGCGGACTGGCGGCCGCCACCTTCCAGGCCGTCGCCGCCGAGGCGGGCATCTCGGTCCGCCTGGTGCAGTACTACTTCGGCACCAAGAACGACTTCCTGCTCGGCACCCTGAAAGCCGTGCTGGACGACATGGCCGTCCGCTTCATCCGCCACGTCGAAGCGCTCGGTCCCGACCCCGACCCCCGCGCGGCCATGCGCGCCACCGCCCTCGCCCTGCTCCCCCTCGACGAGACCCGCCGCGCGGAAGCCCTCGTCCTGTCCGCCTACCAGACCGCCCGGCTCACCGGCTCGCCCACCATCCCCGGCGAAACCCTCGAAGCACCCCGACTGCTCGCCCAGACCTTCGCCGGCCACCTGCGCCGTGCCCGCGGCAGCGATACCGACACCCACACCAGCGACACCGACACCGAAGCCGACGCCGAACTCCTCACCGGCATCCTCGTCGGCCTCACCCAATCCACCCTGGCCGGCTACCACACCCCCGACCGCGCCACCGCACTCGTCGACCACGCCCTCGACCGCCTCCTGGGTTCCGCGCCCCGCCGGTGA
- a CDS encoding dihydrodipicolinate synthase family protein, protein MLDEGAAGLVALGTTAEPATLSAAERVRVLRVCGEVCRARGVPLIAAVGSNDTVATVRAIEQTVARTDVAAVLTVVPYYVRPSEAGVVAHFEYVAERSPVPVLVYNVPYRTAQTVGYEAMLELARQPGIVGVKQAVGAVDTDTARLIAHAPATFSVLAGEDTLVSPLLAMGARGGILATANVCARELVELHRRWLDGTPDRARELADRLVEPARLLLSEPNPTVIKAVLHARGLLSTPRVRLPLLTAAPFPAVLAAVRALRAEYPGAVVTAGR, encoded by the coding sequence GTGCTCGACGAGGGTGCGGCGGGCCTCGTCGCGCTGGGCACGACCGCCGAACCGGCGACCTTGTCGGCGGCCGAGCGGGTTCGGGTGCTGCGGGTCTGCGGCGAGGTGTGCCGGGCCCGTGGTGTTCCGCTGATCGCGGCCGTGGGCTCCAACGACACCGTCGCGACGGTGCGGGCGATCGAGCAGACCGTCGCCCGGACCGACGTCGCGGCGGTGCTGACGGTGGTGCCGTACTACGTGCGGCCCTCGGAAGCCGGCGTCGTCGCGCATTTCGAGTACGTCGCCGAACGCAGCCCGGTGCCGGTGCTCGTCTACAACGTCCCCTATCGCACGGCGCAGACCGTGGGATACGAGGCGATGCTCGAGCTGGCCCGGCAACCAGGGATCGTCGGGGTGAAGCAGGCGGTGGGCGCGGTGGACACCGACACCGCGCGACTCATCGCGCACGCCCCGGCCACCTTCTCCGTGCTGGCGGGTGAGGACACGCTGGTCTCGCCGCTGCTGGCGATGGGCGCGCGCGGCGGGATCCTGGCGACCGCGAACGTGTGTGCGCGCGAGTTGGTCGAGCTGCACCGGCGCTGGCTGGACGGGACGCCCGACCGGGCGCGCGAGCTGGCCGATCGTCTGGTCGAGCCCGCCCGGCTGCTGCTGTCGGAGCCCAATCCGACCGTGATCAAAGCGGTGCTGCACGCGCGCGGGCTGCTGTCGACGCCGCGGGTGCGCCTGCCGCTGCTGACCGCCGCGCCGTTCCCGGCGGTGCTGGCCGCGGTGCGGGCGCTGCGGGCGGAGTACCCGGGCGCGGTGGTCACGGCCGGTCGCTGA
- a CDS encoding LysR substrate-binding domain-containing protein, with amino-acid sequence MGEARQLGGGDRAVLVALARSAPDLAVDITEVDPAEVPNLLRGGRLDLALVHEYDNVPSALGAGLDLEPLLVEAVHLACPASWNPDREITLGDHAESRWILANPGTLCHSMAVRTCRAHGFEPRVAHHIDDFAAVLRLVAAGAGVALVPHLGVDHLPAGVRLAALPVGRRTRIAYRRGSADQPLFAAVAAELHRAAAAFRADDGIRLDENS; translated from the coding sequence GTGGGCGAGGCGCGCCAGCTCGGCGGCGGCGACCGCGCCGTGCTCGTCGCGCTCGCCCGCTCCGCGCCGGACCTCGCCGTCGACATCACCGAGGTCGACCCCGCCGAAGTGCCGAACCTGCTGCGCGGCGGTCGGCTCGATCTCGCCCTGGTCCACGAGTACGACAACGTGCCCTCCGCGCTCGGCGCGGGCCTCGATCTGGAGCCGTTGCTCGTGGAGGCCGTGCATCTCGCCTGTCCCGCGAGCTGGAATCCGGACCGCGAGATCACCCTCGGCGACCACGCGGAGTCGCGGTGGATACTCGCCAATCCGGGCACCCTCTGCCACAGCATGGCCGTGCGCACCTGTCGAGCGCACGGCTTCGAACCGCGGGTCGCCCACCACATCGACGACTTCGCCGCGGTGCTCCGGCTCGTCGCCGCGGGGGCCGGTGTGGCCCTCGTTCCCCACCTCGGCGTGGACCACCTGCCGGCCGGTGTGCGGCTGGCCGCCCTGCCGGTCGGCAGGCGAACCCGTATCGCCTATCGTCGCGGCAGCGCCGACCAACCGCTGTTCGCCGCCGTCGCCGCCGAACTCCACCGCGCGGCGGCGGCGTTCCGCGCGGACGACGGGATCCGGCTCGACGAGAATTCCTGA
- the dinB gene encoding DNA polymerase IV — protein sequence MGDAGAEPTRAPRPRIEARADASILHADLDSFYASVEQRDDPSLRGRPVIVGGGVVLAASYEAKAFGVRTPMNGARALRLCPQAVVVPPRMSAYAAASKAVFEVFRDTTPVVEGISIDEAFLDVAGLRRIAGEPIEIARRLRARVRDEVGLPISVGIARTKFLAKVASAVAKPDGLRLVEPERELEFLHPLPVERLWGVGDVTARTLHEHGITRIAQLAELGESGLRGFLGPAAARHLSALAMARDPRRVETGRRRRSLGAQRALGRRHRTPEEVAAYLHGLVDRLGRRLRAADRLCRTVVLRMRFDDFTRATRSHTLPEPTDDTATVLRAARLLLDAATPMIQQRGLTLIGLSLTNLVDADPLQLTLPLEPRPTGTLDRTLDELRRRFGSAAVTRAALITSGEGLSVPLLPD from the coding sequence ATCGGGGACGCCGGGGCCGAACCGACCCGGGCACCCCGCCCGCGCATCGAAGCCAGGGCCGATGCCTCGATCCTGCACGCCGACCTCGACTCCTTCTACGCCTCGGTCGAGCAGCGCGACGATCCGAGCCTGCGCGGCAGGCCGGTCATCGTCGGCGGCGGGGTGGTACTGGCGGCCTCGTACGAGGCGAAGGCGTTCGGGGTGCGCACGCCGATGAACGGTGCGCGGGCGCTGCGGCTGTGCCCGCAGGCGGTGGTGGTGCCGCCGCGGATGAGCGCCTACGCGGCGGCGAGCAAGGCCGTCTTCGAGGTCTTCCGCGACACCACCCCGGTGGTCGAGGGCATCTCGATCGACGAGGCGTTCCTCGACGTGGCCGGGCTGCGGCGGATCGCGGGCGAGCCGATCGAGATCGCCCGGCGGCTGCGGGCCCGGGTGCGCGACGAGGTCGGCCTGCCGATCTCGGTGGGCATCGCGCGTACCAAATTCCTGGCGAAGGTGGCCAGCGCGGTCGCCAAGCCGGACGGACTGCGGCTGGTGGAGCCGGAGCGCGAGCTCGAGTTCCTGCATCCCCTGCCCGTCGAGCGGCTCTGGGGCGTCGGCGACGTCACCGCGCGGACACTGCACGAGCACGGCATCACCCGGATCGCCCAGCTCGCCGAACTCGGCGAGAGCGGGCTGCGCGGGTTCCTGGGTCCGGCGGCGGCCCGGCACCTGTCGGCTTTGGCGATGGCACGCGACCCGCGCCGGGTGGAGACCGGGCGGCGACGCCGTTCCCTCGGCGCCCAACGCGCGCTCGGGCGGCGGCACCGCACGCCCGAGGAGGTGGCGGCGTACCTGCACGGGCTGGTCGACCGGCTCGGCAGGCGGCTGCGCGCGGCGGACCGCCTGTGCCGAACGGTGGTGCTGCGCATGCGTTTCGACGATTTCACCCGCGCGACCCGCTCGCACACCCTGCCCGAACCGACCGACGACACCGCCACCGTGCTGCGCGCGGCCCGGCTGCTGCTCGACGCCGCGACCCCGATGATCCAGCAGCGCGGCCTCACCCTGATCGGCCTCTCGCTCACCAACCTCGTCGACGCCGACCCGCTGCAACTCACGCTGCCCCTGGAACCGCGCCCCACCGGCACCCTCGACCGCACGCTCGACGAACTGCGCCGCCGCTTCGGGTCGGCGGCGGTCACCCGGGCCGCGCTGATCACCAGCGGCGAGGGACTTTCGGTGCCGCTGCTCCCCGACTGA
- a CDS encoding PLD nuclease N-terminal domain-containing protein, translating into MPYAVFGFLTLALWVYCLVDIVTCPEAGIRHLPKMGWLLVVLLVPTIGALLWLFAGRPLHEGAPRSTTRYAEYDRPGRAVAQNPEDDEAFLRGLRERAEQQRREARRQEEERQERERRARESRGDAG; encoded by the coding sequence GTGCCCTACGCCGTGTTCGGCTTCCTCACGCTCGCGCTGTGGGTCTACTGCCTGGTCGACATCGTGACCTGTCCCGAGGCCGGCATCCGCCACCTGCCCAAGATGGGCTGGCTGCTGGTGGTACTGCTGGTGCCGACCATCGGTGCGCTGCTGTGGCTGTTCGCGGGCCGCCCCCTGCACGAGGGGGCGCCGCGCTCGACCACCCGCTACGCCGAGTACGACCGTCCCGGCCGCGCGGTGGCGCAGAACCCCGAGGACGACGAGGCGTTCCTGCGCGGGCTGCGCGAACGCGCCGAACAGCAGCGCCGCGAAGCCCGACGGCAGGAGGAGGAACGGCAGGAGCGGGAACGCCGGGCGCGCGAGAGCCGCGGCGACGCGGGCTGA
- a CDS encoding Rv3143 family two-component system response regulator, giving the protein MRSTALRVLVYSNDADTRRQVVLALGPRPHPDLPEFDYLEVATAPMVIERMDAGGIDLAILDGEATPAGGLGIAKQLKDELAQCPPVLVLTGRPDDAWLAKWSRAEAEVPHPIDPLRLTESVVELLRDRSAA; this is encoded by the coding sequence ATGCGTTCCACCGCACTGCGGGTCCTGGTCTACAGCAACGACGCCGATACCCGGCGCCAGGTCGTGCTCGCCCTTGGCCCGCGCCCGCACCCGGACCTGCCGGAGTTCGACTACCTCGAGGTCGCGACGGCACCGATGGTGATCGAGCGGATGGACGCGGGCGGCATCGATCTGGCCATCCTCGACGGCGAGGCCACTCCCGCCGGCGGTCTCGGCATCGCCAAGCAACTCAAGGACGAACTCGCGCAGTGCCCGCCGGTGCTCGTGCTCACCGGCCGCCCGGACGACGCCTGGCTGGCGAAGTGGTCGCGCGCCGAGGCCGAGGTCCCGCACCCGATCGATCCGCTGCGGCTGACCGAGTCGGTGGTCGAGCTGCTCCGCGATCGCTCCGCGGCCTGA
- a CDS encoding NADH-quinone oxidoreductase subunit A yields the protein MNLETPTLVLGALAGAFAVFSIVLSALVGPKRYNRAKLEAYECGIEPTPHAVAGGPGNATGQRFPVKYYLTAMLFIIFDIEIVFLYPWAVHFDALGLFGLVAMALFIFNVSIAYAYEWRRGGLSWD from the coding sequence GTGAACCTGGAAACGCCCACCCTCGTGCTCGGCGCGCTGGCCGGCGCCTTCGCCGTGTTCTCCATCGTGCTCTCGGCCCTGGTCGGCCCCAAGCGCTACAACCGGGCGAAGCTGGAAGCCTACGAATGCGGCATCGAGCCGACACCGCACGCGGTCGCCGGTGGGCCGGGAAATGCCACCGGGCAACGCTTTCCGGTGAAGTACTACCTCACGGCGATGCTGTTCATCATCTTCGACATCGAGATCGTGTTCCTCTACCCGTGGGCCGTGCATTTCGACGCACTCGGGCTGTTCGGTCTCGTCGCGATGGCGCTGTTCATCTTCAACGTCTCGATCGCCTACGCCTACGAATGGCGGCGCGGCGGGCTCAGCTGGGACTGA
- a CDS encoding NuoB/complex I 20 kDa subunit family protein: MGLEEKLPSGFLLSTVESFAGYLRKGSVWPATFGLACCAIEMMATGAGRFDIARFGMEAFRASPRQADLMIVAGRVSQKMAPVLRQVYDQMAEPKWVLAMGVCASSGGMFNNYAVVQGVDHVVPVDIYLPGCPPRPEMLLNAILALHDKIQHTPLGVNRQEAVRAAEQAALAATPTIRMEGLLR; the protein is encoded by the coding sequence ATGGGTCTCGAGGAAAAACTGCCCAGCGGGTTCCTGCTGAGCACGGTGGAGAGTTTCGCCGGATATCTACGCAAGGGCTCGGTGTGGCCCGCGACCTTCGGCCTGGCCTGCTGCGCCATCGAGATGATGGCCACCGGCGCAGGCCGTTTCGACATCGCGCGCTTCGGTATGGAGGCCTTCCGCGCCTCGCCCCGGCAGGCCGATCTGATGATCGTCGCGGGCCGGGTCAGCCAGAAGATGGCGCCGGTGCTGCGGCAGGTCTACGACCAGATGGCCGAGCCGAAATGGGTGCTGGCCATGGGGGTGTGCGCGTCCTCGGGCGGGATGTTCAACAACTACGCGGTGGTCCAGGGGGTCGACCACGTGGTGCCGGTCGACATCTACCTGCCCGGCTGCCCGCCCCGCCCGGAGATGCTGCTCAACGCGATCCTGGCACTGCACGACAAGATCCAGCACACCCCGCTGGGCGTGAACCGGCAGGAGGCGGTGCGCGCCGCCGAGCAGGCCGCCCTCGCCGCGACTCCCACCATCCGGATGGAGGGCCTGCTGCGATGA
- a CDS encoding NADH-quinone oxidoreductase subunit C, translated as MSPDTPRGGELHPPEPDAAATAGPEGTPPDTEPAAEVIGVRHGMFGIRGTGDTSGYGRLVRPVTLPGGTAPPYGGWFDEVVDRLRTALENSGTPFGSALEKIVVFRGELTLHVRREHLVTVARLLRDDPALRFELCLGVNGVHYPDDAGRELHAVYPLRSITHNRLLRVETCAPEADPHIPSLFEVYPTTDWHERETYDFFGILFDGHPSLTRITMPDDWRGHPQRKDYPLGGIPVEYKGARIPPPDERRAYS; from the coding sequence ATGAGCCCGGACACGCCCCGCGGCGGCGAGCTGCACCCGCCCGAGCCCGACGCCGCCGCCACCGCGGGCCCCGAAGGCACCCCGCCGGACACCGAACCGGCCGCCGAGGTGATCGGCGTGCGGCACGGCATGTTCGGCATCCGCGGCACCGGCGACACCTCCGGCTACGGTCGCCTGGTCCGCCCGGTCACCCTGCCCGGCGGCACCGCGCCGCCCTACGGCGGCTGGTTCGACGAGGTCGTCGACCGGCTGCGCACCGCGCTGGAGAACAGCGGCACCCCCTTCGGGTCGGCGCTGGAGAAGATCGTGGTCTTCCGCGGCGAACTCACCCTGCACGTGCGCCGCGAGCACCTGGTGACCGTGGCGCGCCTGCTCCGGGACGACCCCGCCCTGCGATTCGAACTGTGCCTGGGCGTGAACGGCGTGCACTACCCCGACGACGCGGGCCGCGAACTGCACGCGGTCTACCCGCTGCGCTCGATCACCCACAACCGCCTCCTGCGCGTGGAGACCTGCGCCCCCGAGGCCGACCCGCACATCCCGTCGCTGTTCGAGGTCTATCCGACCACCGACTGGCACGAACGCGAGACCTACGACTTCTTCGGGATCCTCTTCGACGGTCATCCGTCGCTGACCCGCATCACCATGCCGGACGACTGGCGCGGTCACCCGCAGCGCAAGGACTACCCGCTGGGCGGGATCCCGGTCGAGTACAAGGGCGCGCGCATCCCGCCGCCCGACGAGCGGAGGGCGTACAGCTAG
- a CDS encoding NADH-quinone oxidoreductase subunit D produces the protein MVTVSGQDWDTVTETLGGAREERIVVNMGPQHPSTHGVLRLILEIEGETVVEARCGIGYLHTGIEKNLEYRTWMQGVTFVTRMDYLSPFYNETAYCLGVERLLGITEQIPERASIVRVLLMELNRISSHLVCLATGGMELGALTPMLFGFRERELILDVFETITGLRMNHAYIRPGGLAQDLPDDGVAKVRELLDLMPKRLRDMEHLLTQNPIFKARTQDIGYLDLTGCMALGITGPVLRSAGLPHDLRKSQPYCGYETYEFDVPTTTGCDCYGRYLIRVEEMKESLKIVEQCLDRLRPGPVMIEDKKLAWPADLKLGADGLGNSPAHIGRIMGSSMEGLIHHFKLVTEGIRVPAGQVYVAVESPRGELGVHMVSDGGTRPYRVHYRDPSFTNLQAVAAMCEGGMVADVIAAVASIDPVMGGVDR, from the coding sequence GTGGTCACCGTCTCCGGCCAGGACTGGGACACGGTCACCGAAACCCTCGGCGGCGCACGCGAAGAGCGCATCGTCGTGAACATGGGCCCGCAGCATCCGTCCACGCACGGCGTGCTGCGGCTGATCCTCGAGATCGAGGGCGAGACCGTCGTCGAAGCCCGCTGCGGCATCGGCTACCTGCACACCGGCATCGAGAAGAACCTCGAATACCGCACCTGGATGCAGGGCGTCACCTTCGTGACCCGGATGGACTACCTGTCACCGTTCTACAACGAGACCGCCTACTGCCTGGGCGTGGAGCGGCTGCTGGGGATCACCGAACAGATTCCCGAGCGGGCCAGCATCGTCCGGGTGCTGCTGATGGAACTCAACCGCATCTCCTCGCACCTGGTGTGCCTGGCCACCGGCGGCATGGAGCTCGGGGCGCTCACCCCGATGCTGTTCGGCTTCCGCGAACGCGAACTGATCCTCGACGTCTTCGAGACCATCACCGGCCTGCGGATGAACCACGCCTACATCCGCCCGGGCGGGCTCGCCCAGGACCTGCCCGACGACGGTGTCGCCAAGGTCCGCGAGCTGCTCGACCTCATGCCGAAGCGGTTGCGCGACATGGAACATCTGCTCACCCAGAACCCGATCTTCAAGGCCCGCACCCAGGACATCGGCTACCTCGATCTCACCGGCTGCATGGCGCTGGGGATCACCGGCCCGGTGCTGCGGTCCGCGGGCCTGCCGCACGACCTGCGCAAGTCCCAGCCCTACTGCGGCTACGAGACCTACGAGTTCGACGTGCCCACCACCACCGGCTGCGACTGCTACGGCCGCTACCTCATCCGGGTCGAGGAGATGAAGGAGTCGCTGAAGATCGTCGAGCAGTGCCTGGACCGGCTGCGGCCCGGCCCGGTCATGATCGAGGACAAGAAACTCGCCTGGCCCGCCGACCTGAAACTGGGCGCCGACGGCCTGGGCAACTCCCCCGCCCACATCGGCCGCATCATGGGCAGCTCGATGGAGGGCCTGATCCACCACTTCAAGCTCGTCACCGAGGGCATCCGGGTGCCGGCGGGCCAGGTGTACGTGGCGGTGGAGTCGCCGCGCGGTGAGCTGGGGGTGCACATGGTCAGCGACGGCGGCACCCGGCCGTACCGGGTGCACTACCGCGATCCCTCGTTCACGAATCTGCAAGCGGTGGCGGCGATGTGCGAGGGCGGCATGGTCGCCGACGTGATCGCCGCCGTCGCGAGCATCGACCCGGTGATGGGTGGTGTCGACCGATGA
- the nuoE gene encoding NADH-quinone oxidoreductase subunit NuoE yields MSDRQTGDGHAPILLQLSTRPEPYPPSVRERLALDAKEIIGRYPQPRSALLPLLHLVQSEDGYVTATGIEFCAEQLGLTGAEVTAVATFYSMFRRTPTGDYHVGVCTNTLCAVLGGDAILASLTEHLGIAAGETTADGAITVEHIECNAACDFAPVVMVNWEFFDNQTPESARALVDALRAGEPVRPSRGAPLCTFRETARLLAGFPDERPGALDGAAGHATLAGLEIARDRNMTAPQPDSGELR; encoded by the coding sequence ATGAGCGACCGACAGACCGGCGACGGGCACGCCCCGATCCTGTTGCAGTTGAGCACCCGGCCCGAGCCGTACCCGCCCTCGGTGCGGGAACGACTCGCGCTCGACGCCAAGGAGATCATCGGCCGCTACCCGCAGCCGCGCTCGGCGCTGTTGCCGCTGCTGCACCTGGTGCAGTCCGAGGACGGCTACGTCACCGCCACCGGCATCGAATTCTGCGCCGAACAACTCGGGCTCACCGGCGCCGAGGTGACCGCCGTGGCGACCTTCTACTCGATGTTCCGCCGCACCCCGACCGGCGACTACCACGTCGGGGTGTGCACGAACACGCTGTGCGCGGTCCTCGGCGGCGACGCCATCCTGGCGAGCCTCACCGAACACCTGGGCATCGCCGCCGGGGAGACCACCGCCGACGGCGCGATCACCGTCGAGCACATCGAATGCAACGCCGCCTGCGATTTCGCGCCCGTGGTGATGGTCAACTGGGAGTTCTTCGACAACCAGACCCCCGAGTCCGCGCGAGCCCTGGTCGACGCGTTGCGTGCCGGGGAACCGGTGCGGCCCAGCCGCGGCGCGCCGCTGTGCACCTTCCGCGAGACCGCGCGCCTGCTCGCGGGCTTCCCCGACGAGCGGCCCGGCGCGCTGGACGGCGCGGCCGGGCACGCCACCCTGGCCGGGCTCGAGATCGCCCGCGACCGGAACATGACCGCGCCGCAACCGGATTCGGGAGAGCTGCGATGA
- the nuoF gene encoding NADH-quinone oxidoreductase subunit NuoF, which produces MTALAPVLTRYWDDPQSWTLDTYRRHDGYEGLRIALGMEPDQVIQTVKDAGLRGRGGAGFPTGMKWGFIPQGPGPDGTVKPHYLVVNADESEPGTCKDIPLLMATPHALVEGAIIASYAIRANTAFIYLRGEVVPVLRRLRAAVDQAYAAGLLGRDILGSGFDLELIVHAGAGAYICGEETALLDSLEGRRGQPRLRPPFPAVAGLYACPTVVNNVESIASVPPILRYGTDWFRSMGSEKSPGFTIYSLSGHVTRPGQYEAPLGITLRELLDYAGGVRAGHRLKFWTPGGSSTPLFTDEHLDVPLDYEGVAAAGSMLGTKALQIFDETTCVVRAVLRWTEFYAHESCGKCTPCREGTYWLVQLLRRIETGGGTEADLDTLLDITDSINGKSFCALGDGAASPIVSSVKYFRDEYLAHMRGDGCPFDPARSTAWAEAGEGVR; this is translated from the coding sequence ATGACCGCGCTCGCGCCCGTCCTCACCCGCTACTGGGACGACCCGCAGTCGTGGACCCTCGACACCTACCGCCGCCACGACGGCTACGAGGGCCTGCGGATCGCGCTGGGCATGGAGCCGGACCAAGTGATCCAGACGGTCAAGGACGCGGGCCTGCGCGGCCGCGGCGGCGCAGGCTTCCCCACCGGCATGAAGTGGGGATTCATCCCGCAGGGCCCCGGCCCGGACGGCACCGTGAAACCGCACTACCTGGTGGTCAACGCCGACGAGTCCGAACCCGGCACGTGCAAGGACATCCCGCTGCTGATGGCCACCCCGCACGCGCTGGTGGAGGGCGCGATCATCGCCTCCTACGCCATCCGCGCCAACACCGCCTTCATCTACCTGCGCGGCGAGGTGGTACCGGTGCTGCGGCGGCTGCGTGCCGCGGTCGACCAGGCCTACGCGGCGGGTCTGCTCGGCCGCGACATCCTCGGCTCCGGCTTCGATCTGGAGCTGATCGTGCACGCGGGCGCGGGCGCCTACATCTGCGGCGAGGAGACCGCGCTGCTGGATTCGCTGGAGGGTCGCCGCGGCCAGCCCCGGCTGCGCCCGCCGTTCCCCGCCGTCGCCGGTCTGTACGCCTGCCCGACCGTGGTCAACAACGTGGAGTCCATCGCCAGCGTGCCCCCGATCCTGCGGTACGGCACCGACTGGTTCCGGTCGATGGGCAGCGAGAAGTCGCCCGGGTTCACGATCTACTCGCTGTCCGGTCACGTCACCCGGCCCGGCCAGTACGAGGCGCCGCTCGGCATCACCCTGCGCGAGCTGCTCGACTACGCCGGCGGCGTGCGCGCCGGACACCGGCTGAAGTTCTGGACACCCGGCGGCTCGTCCACGCCGCTGTTCACCGACGAGCACCTGGACGTGCCGCTGGACTACGAGGGCGTCGCCGCGGCGGGCTCGATGCTGGGCACCAAGGCGCTGCAGATCTTCGACGAGACCACCTGCGTGGTGCGGGCGGTGCTGCGCTGGACGGAGTTCTACGCCCACGAGTCGTGCGGTAAGTGCACACCGTGCCGCGAAGGCACCTACTGGCTGGTGCAGTTGCTGCGGCGGATCGAGACCGGCGGGGGCACCGAGGCCGATCTGGACACCCTGCTCGACATCACCGACAGCATCAACGGCAAATCGTTCTGCGCGCTCGGCGACGGCGCGGCGAGCCCGATCGTGTCCTCGGTGAAGTACTTCCGCGACGAGTACCTCGCGCACATGCGCGGCGACGGCTGTCCGTTCGACCCGGCGCGGTCGACGGCGTGGGCCGAGGCAGGAGAAGGGGTTCGATGA